The following proteins are encoded in a genomic region of Flammeovirga pectinis:
- a CDS encoding DUF5686 family protein, with product MDSSSLRPVGFAHLTVVSNGDGTSTNEKGKFTMNVSSDTVKVEISCLGYASKLIKLDTLNRKESLIYLDKAAHQLEEVVVGRRGYENPAWEIIRLAMKNADLHNFQGQEDFQYQSKMRTNIFLADINKEFTERKLIASAIKRMEAIDSLKKDDNGKLLIPMYVAHSEQKVSYNAKGRAEDRDQFYYKEAFLGPEFENQFKEGLDNEKTTVNFYQHWLRFLRYDFASPLNPSFKNFYDFELVTYEEIDEDWCYKINYIPRRENDQTFGGTIWITDEDKGFAIKKVYAEIGRKSPLNFIDSITVEQKMAPLDTTQIWFPYQQNIKMWVGGKLKENWQKFLVDIETENTFLTQDSTINFEEVDTTTFAMIDTVKQMPTVKSAAKIADIGVTGYYRMGGFDFGPLTVLYAQNNVEEHRIQVGGLTNTQWNKNLIGGGYVAYGTNDQEWKWGAMAKYILNHDTWTFLYARAQHSLQRLGGGITYPGQDPYLWISQAWGTYSNPYYLDEAKLIAGTYITEGIQLRGQFTYKDENYFATELTDTLAFSNITTAEVGGSIIFDFGKRYVSSRHLNRYVAANGKLPTISLSYQRGLPSVLGATDSYHKVEFNLSHRFKLGAIGRLDYVVSSGWTPSTVPFPLLFVHRGNNLRYIYSGSSYNLMGFGEFMSDQYASLRMFHHFEGLVLNRLPLLKKWNAKTFVLSNILWGSVSEANQTANVNPWDENSTSFGSLDPSTPYVEVGGGVENIFRMVKVMFIYRATYQENASRKYGIMFAITPEF from the coding sequence ATTGATAGCTCTTCATTACGTCCTGTTGGTTTTGCCCACCTTACTGTAGTAAGTAACGGTGATGGAACTTCTACTAATGAAAAGGGGAAGTTTACAATGAATGTCTCATCTGATACAGTAAAAGTAGAAATTTCTTGTTTAGGGTATGCCTCAAAACTTATTAAGTTAGATACTCTAAATAGAAAAGAATCTTTGATCTACCTAGATAAAGCAGCACACCAATTAGAAGAAGTAGTTGTAGGAAGAAGAGGATACGAAAATCCAGCTTGGGAAATTATCAGGTTGGCAATGAAAAATGCTGATTTACATAACTTTCAAGGTCAAGAAGATTTTCAGTACCAATCTAAAATGCGAACAAACATTTTTTTAGCAGATATAAATAAGGAGTTTACAGAACGTAAATTGATCGCCTCTGCAATTAAAAGAATGGAGGCAATAGATTCTCTTAAAAAAGATGATAACGGAAAACTTCTTATCCCAATGTATGTAGCTCATTCTGAACAAAAAGTGAGTTACAATGCTAAAGGAAGAGCAGAAGATAGAGATCAATTTTATTACAAAGAGGCTTTTTTAGGACCTGAATTTGAAAACCAATTTAAAGAAGGGTTAGATAATGAGAAGACAACTGTAAATTTTTATCAGCATTGGTTACGATTTTTAAGGTATGATTTTGCCTCGCCATTAAATCCTAGTTTTAAAAATTTCTATGATTTTGAACTAGTTACCTACGAAGAAATTGATGAAGATTGGTGCTATAAAATCAATTACATTCCACGTAGAGAAAATGACCAAACTTTTGGTGGTACAATCTGGATTACTGATGAAGATAAAGGGTTTGCCATTAAAAAAGTATATGCTGAAATAGGTAGAAAATCACCCTTAAATTTTATAGATAGTATTACAGTTGAACAGAAAATGGCTCCTTTAGATACTACTCAAATATGGTTTCCTTACCAGCAAAATATAAAGATGTGGGTAGGTGGGAAGCTAAAAGAAAATTGGCAGAAATTTTTAGTGGATATAGAAACTGAAAATACTTTTCTTACACAAGATTCCACCATAAATTTTGAGGAAGTAGATACTACTACTTTTGCTATGATTGATACTGTAAAGCAAATGCCTACTGTTAAATCTGCAGCCAAAATAGCAGATATAGGGGTTACTGGTTATTACAGAATGGGAGGGTTTGATTTTGGACCACTAACCGTTTTATATGCACAAAATAATGTAGAAGAGCATAGAATTCAAGTTGGAGGATTAACCAATACACAGTGGAATAAAAATTTAATTGGGGGTGGGTATGTAGCTTATGGTACTAACGACCAAGAATGGAAGTGGGGAGCAATGGCAAAATATATTCTGAACCACGATACTTGGACATTTTTATATGCAAGAGCACAACATTCATTGCAAAGGTTAGGAGGAGGCATAACTTACCCTGGACAAGATCCATATTTATGGATTTCTCAAGCATGGGGAACATATTCAAACCCATATTATTTAGATGAAGCAAAGCTTATTGCAGGTACGTACATAACCGAGGGAATTCAGCTTAGAGGGCAGTTTACCTATAAAGATGAAAACTATTTTGCTACTGAATTAACAGATACTCTTGCATTTTCTAACATAACAACTGCAGAAGTTGGAGGATCAATAATTTTTGATTTTGGTAAACGATATGTTTCTAGTAGACATCTAAATAGATATGTTGCGGCAAACGGAAAGTTGCCAACAATTTCTTTAAGTTATCAACGGGGGCTACCAAGTGTTTTAGGTGCAACTGATAGTTATCATAAAGTAGAATTTAATTTAAGTCACCGTTTTAAATTAGGAGCGATAGGTAGGTTAGATTACGTTGTCTCTTCTGGTTGGACACCCTCTACAGTGCCTTTTCCACTTTTATTTGTGCATAGAGGGAATAATTTACGTTATATCTACAGTGGTTCTAGTTATAATCTGATGGGTTTCGGAGAGTTTATGAGCGATCAATATGCTAGTTTAAGAATGTTCCATCATTTTGAAGGTTTAGTGCTTAATAGACTCCCATTACTTAAGAAGTGGAATGCCAAAACGTTTGTTCTTTCTAATATCTTATGGGGAAGTGTTTCTGAAGCAAATCAAACAGCCAATGTAAATCCATGGGATGAGAACAGTACTTCTTTTGGAAGTTTAGATCCTTCTACTCCTTATGTAGAAGTTGGTGGAGGAGTTGAGAATATTTTTAGAATGGTAAAGGTAATGTTTATCTATAGAGCTACTTATCAGGAAAATGCATCACGTAAGTACGGAATTATGTTTGCAATTACTCCAGAGTTTTGA
- a CDS encoding MBL fold metallo-hydrolase: MDNSWFIEFDTIKLLVDPWLQGTEIDFFSWFNMQWHRTPPLAFDNLPSYDAVLITQKYPDHFHKETLLKLQPKVIIGPRSIAKDVQKILPQTAFLPLDKKVNKITLKEVDIHFLPTRRAIDPIYDCFVLDDGNESVYFATHGFSLDQKHKEQLEEVSDCKLLITPFNLYKLPFFLGGVVSPGIEGVKTLFDQIQPKVIVPTHDEDKHAKGLVTFFAKVVRAVPTDQLKTLPWLSSTYQPLDHYKLTRIS; this comes from the coding sequence ATGGATAATTCCTGGTTTATTGAGTTTGATACTATTAAATTATTAGTTGATCCTTGGCTACAAGGAACAGAAATAGACTTTTTCTCTTGGTTTAACATGCAGTGGCATCGAACTCCACCGTTGGCATTTGATAACTTACCGAGTTATGATGCTGTATTAATCACACAGAAATATCCAGATCATTTCCATAAAGAAACGTTACTAAAACTTCAGCCAAAAGTTATTATTGGACCAAGAAGTATAGCAAAAGATGTACAAAAAATATTACCTCAAACTGCATTTCTTCCTTTAGATAAAAAAGTAAATAAAATTACTTTAAAAGAGGTTGATATACATTTTTTACCAACACGCAGAGCCATAGATCCTATCTATGATTGTTTTGTTTTAGATGATGGTAATGAGAGTGTTTATTTTGCTACTCATGGCTTTTCTTTAGATCAAAAACATAAAGAGCAATTAGAAGAAGTAAGTGATTGTAAACTATTAATTACACCTTTTAATTTATATAAACTTCCGTTCTTTTTAGGAGGAGTTGTTTCGCCAGGAATAGAAGGAGTAAAAACGCTTTTTGATCAGATACAACCTAAAGTGATAGTACCAACACATGATGAGGACAAACATGCAAAAGGGTTAGTCACATTTTTTGCAAAAGTAGTGCGTGCAGTACCAACAGATCAATTAAAAACATTGCCTTGGCTTTCGTCAACCTATCAACCTTTAGATCATTATAAACTAACAAGAATCTCATGA
- a CDS encoding DUF1295 domain-containing protein translates to MNKKQIALLEITVIYFIVAVGGYATFQYFKEEPLVFRMLYADLAMTVVTYIFSVIKKNSSVYDAYWSVIPFYFILQYFYLFDGADWSTPQWICAFVVSLWSWRLTLSWARGWSGWEHEDFRYVSFRHQFKAFFQPINFLAIHLYPTLIVFASMWGLQWVYETGVLEIGWLFYLGAATAFVGTIFEYLADNELAKFRLRPNKKKDDILRTGIWAKSRNPNYLGEMMFWFGVAMMGTAYAAPWYTVLGSVGMWMMFMFASIPLKDKQMMKNRPESFQKYKKEVSRVLPF, encoded by the coding sequence ATGAATAAGAAACAAATTGCTCTTTTAGAAATTACAGTCATTTATTTTATTGTGGCTGTAGGTGGTTATGCTACCTTTCAATATTTTAAAGAGGAACCACTAGTATTTCGTATGTTATATGCAGATTTAGCAATGACAGTAGTAACTTATATTTTTTCTGTAATTAAGAAAAATAGCAGTGTATACGATGCCTATTGGAGTGTTATTCCATTCTATTTTATTCTTCAATATTTTTATTTATTTGATGGGGCAGATTGGTCAACACCTCAATGGATATGTGCATTTGTGGTTAGTTTATGGTCTTGGCGACTTACATTAAGTTGGGCAAGAGGTTGGTCTGGATGGGAACACGAAGATTTTAGATATGTAAGTTTCAGACATCAGTTTAAAGCATTCTTTCAGCCTATAAATTTCTTAGCCATTCATTTATATCCAACATTAATAGTTTTTGCTAGTATGTGGGGACTTCAATGGGTTTATGAAACAGGTGTTTTAGAAATTGGATGGTTATTTTATTTAGGAGCAGCAACAGCTTTTGTAGGAACTATTTTTGAATATTTAGCTGACAATGAACTTGCTAAATTTAGGTTAAGACCTAATAAGAAAAAAGACGATATTTTAAGAACGGGAATTTGGGCTAAATCAAGAAATCCTAATTATTTGGGAGAGATGATGTTTTGGTTTGGCGTTGCCATGATGGGGACAGCTTATGCAGCACCATGGTATACAGTTTTAGGCTCAGTTGGTATGTGGATGATGTTTATGTTTGCATCAATTCCATTAAAAGATAAACAAATGATGAAAAATAGACCTGAATCATTTCAAAAATATAAGAAAGAAGTATCTAGAGTATTGCCTTTTTAG
- a CDS encoding YceI family protein, producing the protein MKHIIVATILLILGLSTRGFSQENGMSEVKFSISKVFWNVKGSFDKLNYTIQFNPEDIENAKIFGRVSIADINTSEEKRDHHLQAEEWFDSADFPEIKISSSTIKALKGNQFEGLFTITMKGVSKEKNIHFKVIDEEGIRYLESEFTLSLEDYAIGGGAASYVVGNTVTVQLKLMY; encoded by the coding sequence ATGAAACATATTATTGTTGCCACAATTCTTTTAATCTTAGGTTTAAGTACAAGAGGTTTTTCACAAGAGAATGGAATGTCTGAAGTGAAGTTTTCAATCTCTAAGGTTTTCTGGAATGTAAAAGGGAGTTTTGACAAGTTAAATTATACCATTCAATTTAATCCTGAAGACATCGAAAATGCAAAGATTTTTGGCCGTGTATCAATTGCGGATATAAATACATCTGAAGAAAAAAGAGACCATCATTTACAAGCAGAGGAATGGTTTGATAGTGCCGACTTCCCAGAAATAAAAATATCTAGCTCAACTATTAAAGCTTTAAAAGGAAATCAGTTTGAAGGCCTATTTACAATCACAATGAAAGGTGTATCAAAAGAGAAAAATATTCATTTTAAAGTTATAGACGAAGAAGGAATACGCTATTTAGAGAGCGAATTTACACTTTCCTTAGAAGATTATGCTATTGGAGGTGGAGCCGCAAGTTATGTTGTTGGAAACACCGTAACAGTACAATTAAAGTTGATGTATTAA
- a CDS encoding MFS transporter: protein MSNNTFTKDLQYWKFCSYGFLKNLQFFDAFLLLFLVQHGLSYTQVGFLYALRKLISFFLEIPTGILADQMGRKQSLILGFMAYICSFLMMYFLPQFHFLIIAFCLYGLGETLRSGTHKAMIMSYLEIEGWLDYKTDYYGHTRGWSQRGSAVSALLAGAMVYFSGNIDNVFIFSTIPFVINTINLMTYPNILNKGKSKKKGDNSFLKDLWSVLQRPHLIKVITNSSTHSSFLNAIKDFIQPIIGAFALTLPFLTKGTNEQKIGLTVGFTYTIIYIFTTIASINSARFSNLFSNKDKPIVITLYLGLICGLITGIFYFENLLLISIVSFTLIYILENIRKPMLTGYVADDCPTSMLATVLSVQSFVTTIVTAGLSLLFGYLSDHYGIGQALILLSVSILMVVSIVQFTLGKTAIEKNQ from the coding sequence ATGTCAAATAACACGTTTACTAAAGATTTACAATATTGGAAATTTTGCTCTTATGGTTTTTTAAAAAACCTTCAATTTTTTGATGCATTTCTATTACTATTTTTAGTACAACATGGATTATCATATACTCAAGTTGGTTTTTTATATGCCTTGAGAAAACTTATTTCTTTCTTTTTAGAAATTCCTACAGGTATTCTCGCAGATCAGATGGGGAGAAAGCAATCGCTTATTTTAGGTTTTATGGCATACATCTGTTCTTTCTTAATGATGTATTTCTTACCTCAATTTCATTTTTTAATTATTGCATTTTGTCTTTATGGATTAGGTGAAACTTTAAGGAGTGGAACACATAAAGCAATGATTATGTCTTATTTAGAGATAGAAGGGTGGTTAGATTATAAAACTGATTATTATGGACATACAAGAGGTTGGTCGCAAAGAGGTTCTGCCGTATCTGCCCTTTTAGCTGGTGCAATGGTCTATTTCTCTGGAAATATTGATAATGTTTTTATTTTCTCTACTATTCCATTTGTTATCAATACAATAAATCTGATGACTTACCCAAATATTTTAAATAAAGGGAAAAGCAAGAAAAAAGGAGACAATAGTTTTTTGAAAGATTTGTGGTCCGTTTTACAAAGACCTCATTTAATTAAAGTAATTACTAATTCGAGTACGCATTCTTCTTTTTTAAATGCTATTAAGGATTTTATACAACCAATAATTGGTGCTTTTGCACTAACATTACCTTTTCTTACAAAAGGTACTAATGAACAGAAAATAGGATTAACGGTAGGCTTTACTTATACCATAATCTATATTTTCACAACTATTGCAAGTATAAATTCTGCTCGGTTCAGTAATCTATTTTCTAATAAAGATAAACCTATTGTAATAACCCTATATTTAGGTTTAATCTGTGGGCTAATCACTGGAATTTTTTACTTTGAGAATTTACTACTTATCTCAATCGTATCTTTCACGCTCATTTATATCTTAGAAAATATTAGAAAGCCAATGCTTACAGGTTACGTAGCAGACGATTGTCCTACTTCTATGCTTGCTACCGTTTTATCTGTCCAATCTTTTGTTACTACAATTGTTACTGCAGGATTAAGTTTACTATTTGGTTATTTATCAGATCATTATGGAATAGGACAAGCACTAATTTTATTATCAGTTTCTATATTAATGGTTGTTTCAATTGTACAATTCACTCTTGGGAAAACAGCAATAGAAAAAAATCAATAA
- a CDS encoding DUF3592 domain-containing protein, with the protein MKLSLLKKLRVLMNGTQGLLSAIVFTIGCGTALYSFNHIDFDEYIYLSSNTATSSGVILDVYQTSSIVNDEYVYRYDYEFELDGISYYWSSYNAGYGIEVGDKVKIEYNIDKPEVNRIAGMSNTNSLIFFYLIPFIIGLIWFSINVFFGRRKLDIIEHGVLTDGRYLRNEMTSMEINDKRVYKYFFSYKDDDNEEHELTIRTHSPEFLFYNKSDNIIYHSNKPDRALFVDNLSGSLPEYVRSNLKKEEQF; encoded by the coding sequence ATGAAACTCTCTCTATTAAAGAAGCTAAGGGTATTGATGAATGGTACTCAAGGATTACTTTCTGCTATAGTATTTACCATTGGTTGTGGCACAGCACTCTACAGTTTTAATCATATTGATTTTGACGAATACATTTATTTATCGTCTAATACAGCCACAAGTTCTGGAGTTATTTTAGATGTTTACCAAACGTCCTCAATTGTAAATGATGAGTATGTCTATAGATACGATTATGAATTTGAGCTTGATGGAATAAGTTATTACTGGTCTTCGTATAATGCAGGTTATGGCATAGAAGTAGGGGATAAAGTGAAAATTGAATACAACATTGACAAGCCAGAGGTGAATAGAATTGCGGGGATGAGTAATACGAATAGCTTAATATTCTTCTATTTAATTCCATTTATTATTGGTCTAATATGGTTCTCAATCAATGTATTTTTTGGTAGAAGAAAATTAGACATCATTGAGCATGGCGTATTAACTGATGGTCGTTATCTAAGAAATGAAATGACATCAATGGAAATAAATGATAAACGTGTTTATAAATACTTCTTCAGTTATAAAGACGATGATAACGAAGAACATGAATTGACAATTCGAACACATAGCCCTGAGTTTTTATTTTACAATAAAAGCGACAACATTATTTATCATAGCAATAAGCCTGATAGAGCATTATTTGTGGATAACCTTTCGGGTTCTCTTCCAGAGTATGTACGTTCAAATTTAAAAAAAGAAGAGCAATTCTAA
- a CDS encoding haloalkane dehalogenase produces the protein MSQSNSNFYEVYGSKMHVLEYGKGEGNPILFLHGNPSNSFLWRNITPYLEGTGHHIIVPDLIGMGKSDKPSIDYTFMEQYAYLEKLIETMELKNIVLVLHDWGSGLGFNYFANHSKNVKAIAFMEGIIQDIGTFFPKENIDFFNELRGPNGWKMIAEDNMFLNNVLPTWVARDLTTEELAAYKEPFQTVESRKPIWKFVSQVPLNGKPELTAAIVKNYREKLAESPLPKLFLYAEPGAFMPKPVRDWIIENIPNLEAVNIGNGVHFIQEDNPELIGEKIKEFVLKLDK, from the coding sequence ATGTCCCAATCAAATTCAAACTTTTACGAAGTATATGGAAGTAAAATGCATGTACTCGAATACGGTAAAGGAGAAGGTAATCCAATTTTATTCCTTCATGGTAATCCATCAAATAGTTTTTTATGGCGAAATATCACACCTTATTTAGAAGGGACAGGTCATCATATAATAGTTCCAGATTTAATTGGAATGGGTAAATCTGATAAGCCATCAATTGATTATACTTTTATGGAACAATATGCTTACTTAGAAAAGCTTATTGAGACTATGGAACTTAAAAATATTGTATTGGTTTTACATGATTGGGGTTCTGGATTAGGTTTTAATTATTTTGCTAATCATTCTAAAAATGTAAAAGCAATTGCATTTATGGAAGGTATTATTCAGGATATTGGTACCTTCTTCCCAAAAGAAAACATAGATTTCTTTAATGAATTGAGAGGACCTAATGGTTGGAAAATGATTGCAGAGGACAATATGTTCTTAAATAATGTATTACCAACTTGGGTAGCTAGAGATTTAACAACCGAAGAATTGGCTGCTTACAAAGAACCTTTTCAAACAGTTGAAAGTAGAAAACCTATTTGGAAATTTGTTTCTCAAGTTCCCTTAAATGGAAAACCAGAATTAACAGCTGCCATTGTAAAAAATTACAGAGAAAAGCTTGCTGAATCACCCCTACCTAAACTCTTTTTATATGCAGAGCCTGGTGCTTTTATGCCTAAGCCTGTACGAGATTGGATAATTGAAAATATTCCAAATTTAGAAGCTGTAAATATTGGGAATGGTGTCCATTTTATTCAAGAAGATAACCCTGAACTTATAGGGGAAAAAATAAAAGAATTTGTACTTAAATTGGATAAATAA
- a CDS encoding LysR family transcriptional regulator, with translation MMDISLRNLKLVNVIVKEDSVTKAAEKLFLSQPALSHQLKKLEAEIGLKIFNRFNKKLILTETGKIIFNASEKLLPSINLLNAELEGIKRGEKKKIRLTTECYTCYHWLPKVVQKFKGEHPEINVEINIEATQDPIQFLNKGEIDMAIVSNKSATSIIHFEPLITDEMVVILSKENDLVDLDELSLSDLQNQNLILYDLPEEKNYVLTKILNNDLDKVKSIQKVQLTEAIIELVSANLGISVMARWAVTPFLQNKQLKLLPLKEKQGEREWFIASLNQVSKMEKQFIAQVKTNFAADDF, from the coding sequence ATGATGGATATCTCGCTTAGAAATTTAAAACTAGTTAATGTAATTGTAAAAGAAGATTCTGTTACAAAGGCAGCTGAGAAGCTATTTCTTTCACAACCCGCTTTAAGCCATCAGTTAAAAAAGCTCGAAGCAGAAATTGGTTTAAAGATTTTTAATCGTTTTAATAAGAAATTGATCTTAACCGAAACAGGTAAAATTATATTTAATGCTTCAGAAAAGTTATTGCCTTCTATTAATTTATTGAATGCGGAATTAGAGGGAATTAAAAGAGGTGAGAAAAAGAAAATTAGATTAACTACAGAGTGTTATACTTGCTACCATTGGCTCCCAAAGGTAGTGCAAAAATTTAAAGGAGAGCATCCAGAAATTAATGTTGAAATAAATATTGAAGCAACGCAAGATCCTATTCAATTTTTAAACAAAGGGGAGATTGATATGGCAATTGTAAGTAATAAGTCAGCTACTTCTATAATACATTTTGAGCCATTAATTACAGATGAAATGGTGGTGATCCTCTCTAAAGAAAATGATCTAGTAGATTTAGATGAATTGTCACTCTCAGATTTACAAAATCAGAATTTGATTTTATACGATTTACCTGAAGAGAAAAATTATGTACTCACTAAGATTTTAAATAATGACCTTGATAAGGTGAAATCTATACAGAAAGTACAATTAACAGAAGCAATTATAGAACTAGTGAGTGCAAATTTAGGCATATCTGTAATGGCAAGATGGGCAGTTACTCCTTTTCTTCAGAATAAACAACTTAAACTCCTTCCATTAAAAGAAAAACAGGGTGAAAGAGAATGGTTTATTGCTAGTTTAAATCAAGTATCTAAAATGGAAAAGCAATTTATAGCACAAGTGAAAACGAATTTTGCTGCTGATGATTTTTAA
- a CDS encoding GNAT family N-acetyltransferase yields MNFIQTENTPLISQYRSTLYSQFTGTLDGMWQDLYIASASTFLIEINEISIGYCCIDDSKSLLQIFLNKESNYLMENTLKALISKNLITSARLSTIEPVSFNASLGLANSVDKNTLCFQYSGSSLLKKSALEIQLATVDDADNIRAFFKENAGFEDTFGYADNLINRKELYLSKKDNIIIATGECRLSDTQKEAADIGMIVNKGYRKQGLGTRMLDALAQKAIALNRQPVCSTTVDNIASKKAIEKAGFYCSNIIFDMSFKNEY; encoded by the coding sequence ATGAATTTTATTCAAACAGAAAATACGCCTTTAATTAGCCAATATAGATCTACATTATATTCACAATTCACAGGTACTTTAGATGGTATGTGGCAAGATTTATATATTGCTTCTGCATCAACATTTCTAATTGAAATTAATGAAATATCAATAGGATACTGTTGTATTGACGACTCAAAAAGCCTTCTTCAGATCTTTCTTAATAAAGAAAGTAACTATCTGATGGAAAATACTTTAAAAGCATTAATTTCTAAAAATTTAATTACATCTGCTCGCCTTAGTACAATAGAACCCGTTTCTTTTAATGCTAGTTTAGGTTTAGCAAACAGTGTAGATAAAAACACATTGTGCTTTCAATATTCTGGGAGTTCGTTACTTAAAAAGAGTGCTTTAGAAATACAACTTGCAACAGTAGATGATGCAGATAATATACGTGCTTTTTTTAAAGAAAATGCTGGTTTTGAAGATACATTTGGCTATGCGGACAACCTCATTAATAGGAAAGAATTGTACCTCTCAAAAAAGGATAATATCATTATTGCTACAGGAGAATGTAGGTTAAGTGATACACAAAAAGAGGCTGCAGATATCGGTATGATTGTGAACAAGGGTTACCGAAAACAAGGCTTAGGAACTAGAATGTTAGATGCATTAGCACAAAAAGCAATTGCATTAAATAGACAACCTGTATGTTCTACAACAGTAGACAATATTGCATCTAAAAAAGCCATTGAAAAAGCTGGTTTTTATTGCTCAAATATCATTTTTGATATGAGTTTCAAAAATGAATACTAA
- a CDS encoding TetR/AcrR family transcriptional regulator: MDKKEQIIEVATALFAEKGFENTSISEVCETAKVSKGLIFHHFKSKNGLLREIFSRTTDMIKKNNLNHNDGNAYDTISLLLNSFFDQLKRDKTFLQLNVSVISQPTTREIIKDLVKERADLIFRSTKKLFDEIDPINATAKSYMFISELDGIALNYLSIFNDYPLEEIKSLLIKKYLHQ; the protein is encoded by the coding sequence ATGGATAAAAAAGAACAAATAATAGAGGTAGCTACTGCACTTTTTGCAGAAAAAGGATTTGAAAATACTTCAATTTCAGAAGTCTGTGAGACAGCTAAAGTATCAAAAGGGCTAATATTTCATCATTTTAAATCAAAAAATGGATTACTAAGAGAAATTTTCTCTAGGACAACCGATATGATTAAAAAAAACAACCTTAATCATAATGATGGAAACGCTTACGATACAATTTCACTTTTATTGAATTCTTTTTTTGATCAGCTTAAAAGAGATAAAACTTTTTTACAACTAAATGTTAGTGTTATTTCTCAACCAACAACTAGAGAAATAATCAAGGATTTAGTTAAAGAAAGAGCAGATTTAATTTTCAGATCAACTAAAAAACTATTTGATGAAATTGACCCAATAAATGCAACTGCAAAAAGTTATATGTTCATATCGGAACTAGACGGCATTGCATTAAACTATTTATCAATATTTAATGATTACCCATTAGAGGAAATCAAATCATTATTAATCAAAAAATATTTACACCAATGA